ACGCCCCGAAGCTTGCCGCCGCCTGCGCGCCGGACCGGCAGCCGTCCTCGTGGAACCCCCACCCGTGATAAGCCCCCGCGTAGGCCGTCCGCGCCGTGTTCAAGGCGGGCAGCAGGGCCTGCGCGGCCACCGACTCTCGCGTGAAGATCGGGTGTTCGTAAGTCATCTCGCTGATCATTGCCTCTGCCGCGATCTGCCCGCCAGGGTTGAGAGTCGCCAGATGCGGCACCGCTGTCGGCAGGTGCTGCAGCCGGGTGAGGTCATAGGACACCGTGACGTGGTCGGTCGCCGCGGCGCACGACGGCAGCCGGTAGTTCCACGAAGCGCGGGCGTTGCGTGATCGTGGCAGCACCGACGTGTCGGTGTGCAACACGGTCGGGTTGGACGAGTAGCCGAAGGCGCCGAGCGCTTTCGTCTCGGCGGCGGTGGGGTCGGCCAGTAGTGACAACGCCGTGTCGGCGTGTGTCGCGATGACGACCCGGCTGAACTCGTGTCGGTCGTCGCCGTCGTCGCGAATGGTGACACCGTCCGGGTGGCGGGCGATCGTGCGAACCGGCGTCGAGTCGCGTACCGCTGTCAGCTGCTTGGCGGCACGCTCGACGTACGTGCGGCTGCCGCCGACCACGACCCGCCACTGCGGCGACCCGGTCACGCTGAGTGCGCCGTGGTTGGACAGGAACGCGAACAGGTAGCGCGCCGGGTAGCGCAGCGAGTCGCCGGGTGCCGCCGACCACACCGCGGACACCAACGGGACGAGGAAGTGCGAGACGAAGTAGGCCGAGTGCCGCTGCGCCCTCGCGAACTCACCCAGCGTGGTCGAGTCGTCACCCGAGGCCAGGTGGCGTCGTGCCGCGCGATGAAACCGGGGGACCTCGGTGAGCATGCGCAGGTAGCGCGCCCGGCCGAGGGCGCCGGCAGTGGGGAACAGGCCGGTCAGCCCGCGGGCCCCGGCGTACTCCAAGCCGCACTGCGCGCAGGAGACGGACATGCTCATCTCGGTGGGGCGGGTCGCCACCTCCAGCTCGGCGAACAGCTGGATCAGCCGGGGATAGGTGTCGGCGTTGTGCACCAGGAAGCCGGTGTCGACGGCCAGCAGTCCGGCGTCGGCGGTGAGCACGTCATGGGTGTGGGCGTGCCCGCCGAGGCGGGGCTCGCACTCGAACAGCGTCACGTCGTACCGGCGCTGGAGCAGGTAGGCGGCGGTCAGCCCCGCCACGCCTGCCCCGACAACGGCGACCCGTTCTCTGCTCACGACGGATGTTCGCCGGCCACCCCGGATTCGGATCACAACTGGCACGCTGGTGAGAGGGACGTCACATCTGCGGCTTCACTGCCGATCGAAGTGATCCGGTCGCGGGTGGCGTGCGAATGCCGAGCGTGCCGATGCTGGAAGCCCTAGACGGGAGGCGAATGCGCGCCGAGTCGCAGGAGGACGCAGTCCTCGTTCGTGAGCTGGCCGCGGGAAGCGAGCCGGCGCTCGAGGCGCTCTACGCCCGGTACGGCGCGGCTTGCTACCGCCTGGCCCACCGCATCCTCGCGGACGCCCAGCTCGCCGAGGACATCGTGCAGCAGGTGTTCCTCGCGCTCTGGCAGGGTTCCGGCTACGACCCGTCGCGGGGCGCGTTGAGCACGTGGCTGCTCGGCGTGACCCATCACAAGGCCGTCGACATGGTCCGGCGCGAGGAGCGCCGCCGTGCCGACCACCTCGACTCCCACGCAGCCGGGCTGCCCTCCGCCGGGCCGGGTCCGGAAGATCTGGCGTGGGAGGGGCTGCGCGCCGAGCGGACCCGCGAGGCGTTGCGCGAGCTGTCCGCGGAACACCGCGAAGTCCTGCTGCTCGCCTACTACGGCGGCTACACCCAGTCCGAGATCGCCGACCTCACCGGCCTGGCGCTCGGCACCGTCAAGAGCCGCACGTTGCACGCGATGCGAGGACTGCGCGCCCGCCTCGCCTCGACACTCATTACGGAGGAGGACAGGCCGCGATGAGCGGACGTGCCGACCACAGCGAGTGGGACGAGCTGGTCGCCGGGCAGGCGCTGCACGCCCTCGACGGCGCCGACGCGGCACGCCTCGCGACGCACCTCGAAGGTTGCCCGGACTGTCGGGCCGAGCTCGACGCGCACGCGTTGACCGCGTCGCACCTGGCCTCCCTCGCCGACGACGCGCAGACCCCCCCGCCGCCGTGGTCGCGGATCCGGGCCGGCGTACTCGCAGCAGCGACGGTGGATGGCAGCGGTGTCCACGACGAGCTCGCGGCACGCCGGGAACGGCGCCGGCCCGCGCAGTGGCTGCTCGCTTCCGCGGCCGTCGTGCTGGTCGCGGCGGGCGCCACAGTGACCGGTTGGCAGGTGCTCGGGTCGCAAGCGGGCGGCAGCAAGCAGCCGGCCGCGATCGCCACCTGCTCGGCGGCCGGATGTGCCGAGATCGAGCTGCGGTCCGCCGACGGCGTCGACCGCGCCGCGGTGATCGTGAGCCATGGCGCGGTCCAGGTTCAGCCGATCTCGCTGAGCAAGCCGGCGGGCGGACGTACGTTCGTCCTCTGGCAGCTTCCGCGTGGCGGTGCGCCGATCCCGCTGGGCGAGTTCAGCTCGACCACCTCGGCGTCACGCCCGCATCGGCTCGCCGTGTCCATGGCCGAGACGACGGCGTTCGCCGTCAGCAGCGAGCCCGCTGACGTCGAACCCACCGCGCCGACCGACGTCCTCGCGCTGGGCGGCGCGACAGCCTGATCGGTCCCCGCGCCGACGCAGGTCAGGACTTCGGCGTCAGGCTCTCGAGGGTCAGCGAGTAGCGCTCCTGGTATTGCACGCCTTGCTGGGTGGCGTCGACCGTGCCGCTCTCCTTCACGAGCACCGGCTTGGCCGTCTCGATCCAGTAGTCCTGCGTCGACGTACCGCTCTCGGCGCCGGTCACGCGGACGTCGACCCGCACGTGGAGCACCCGTACCGACGTCCCGCCGACGGAGAGGGTCGAGTAGCCGAGCACGTGTCCGGCCTCGGTCGCCGTTGCATCCGCCGAGGAGCATTTGTAGTTCCACACGTGCCCCGCTTTGACGCCCGGCTGGTAGATGAAGGCGTCATTGCCACACGTGAAGCGCTCGCCGCTGCTGATGCCGAAGAAGCTGATCGTCGTGTCGTAGGAGGCCATGCGAATCGCGGTTCCCTCGGGGCACAGCTCCTGGGTCTGGACATGCTCCGAGACCGGCTTCCAGGTGCTCTCGACACCGCAGCCCGCCGCCTTGTTGGTGATCGTGGTCGTCGAGGGGAAGGTGCGCTTCGTGCCCGGGAGGCTGGTCTGCTCGTAGCCCGTGGTGGCGTAGCTGAAGGTGCCGAGCACGCCCGCGGGTACGGCGGCAGGGTGCTGCGAGCCGACCGGCGACGGGCTGGCGACCGGGCTCGTGGCCGCTGACGCCGTCGCGCTCGCCGAGGCGTGCGGCGGCGGGCTCGCGATCGCCGTGCCCCGCGGCGCGGGAGTGCCGTGCGGCGTCGCCGAGCGGCTCGAGTGCGGCGCTGCGGTGGCCGGCGTGGCCGGGGTGCCCGTGCCCCGGTAGGCGCTGGCGCCGGGTCGCGGTGTGGCGGAACCGGCCTTCGGCCCGGTGTCGCCCGCGTTGTGCCCGCTGATCGCGAAGGCGCCGACGACGATGACCACGGCGCAGCCCGCGCCTACCAACCAGGTCGACCAGGTGCCGGTGCGTTGCGTCATGGGGAAAGTCAACCAAACCGCCGATGACCCCGGCCGGGTCGCATCAGATCAGGGCCGGGTGTCGACCTCGCCGTCGGGCTTGCCGGGCGGCACCTGCGGGTACTCCGAGACGCCTTCGTGGGCCATCGACGGGTCATTGGCGGTACGGCCCTGCTCGTCGCGCGGCTCGGGCGGGGGCGCGCCGCCGACCAGCGGGCCTTGGCTGGCCTCGTTCGGGCGATCTGCGGCGGGGGGCGCGTCCGGCGAGGTCTTGGGGTCGGGGCCTTCGGGTTGCGTGGTCATCGCTGGGCAATCGGGGCGGTGATCAGCTCGTCGGGGATGCCGAAGGCATCGACGAGGAGCCCGGCGTACGGACGTAGCTCGTGGCAGAGATCGTTGACGGTGCTGGTCACGGCCTTGCTCCGGGTGGGGGTGAGTCGGTTGTGCTCGAGGAACCACGCCCGTTCGCGCTCGATCACGGACAGTGCGTGCAGGTCGCAGACCCGGTTCAGCAGCGCCGCGACCGCGGGATCGGCAACGTTGCTGATGGCCGAGTCGAACGCCTCGAGAATGCGGGCGTCGATGTGGGCCCGGGCCGCCAGCAGCAGCTGGTCCTGAGCCTGGTTGAACACCTCGAACGGATCTGCGTCGGACTCGAACCCCTTGCGCAGGCGCCGGGCGAGCCCTTCGAGGACGTGCCGTTCGCGCCAGCCGAGCAGGGCCAGCTGGTGCTCGCGGTCGAGCAGGTCGGTCTCGTCGGCGCTGCGGGTCGGGACCGCGTCGACCAGGCGCTGGATCAGTCCCCGCGCCCCTGACCGCTCGATGACGATCTCTGCGATCTGCTCCGCCGCGAACCGGACCGTGCCGATGGTGTCGAGATCGCCGAACTCCGCCTGGTAGTTGGTGAGCAGCGACTTCGCGGCGAGCTGCAGCAGCACGGTGTTGGCGCCTTCGAAAGTCGTGAAGACGTCCAGATCGGCGCGCAGCCCGACCAGCTGGTTCTCGGCAAGGTAGCCCGCGCCGCCGCAGGCTTCGCGGCAGGCCTGGACGGTCGCCGACGCGTGCCAGGTGGAGGTCGCCTTGAGCGCGGCGGCGAAGGTCTCCAGCCGCCGCCTGCCCTGCTCGTCGTCCTTGGGGGTGTCGTGGAGCTCGGCGACGAGCTCGGCTTGCGCGAAGGTCAGCGCGTAGGTCTGGGCGAGCGCCGGCAACAGGAGTCGCTGGTGGGCGAGGTAGTCCAGCAGCGGGATCTCGGTGTCGGTCCCGGGCGCCTTGAACTGGCAGCGGCGGTCGCTGTAGCGCACCGCGATCGTCAGTGCGTTCTTCGACGCCGCCAGCGCGGCCCCGGAGATGCTGATCCGGCCCTGCACCAGCGTGCCGAGCATCGTGAAGAACCGCGCGCTGGCGCTCTCGATCGGGCTCGAGTAGACGCCGTCGGCGGACACCGCGCCGAACCGGTCGAGCAGGGCCTCGCGGGGCACGCGCACCTGGTCGAAGGACAGCCGGCCGTTGTCGACTCCGTTGAGACCGGCCTTGTATCCGTCGTCTTCGATCGTGACGCCGGGCATCGGGTTGCCGGCGCCGTCCCGGATCGGGACGACGAGGGCGTGGACGCCGTGGCTGTCCTCGCCGACCTGGAGCTGGGCGAACACGACCGCGACCTGCCCGTCGCAGGCGGCGTTGCCGATGTAGTTCTTGGTGGCCAGCTCGTCGGGAGTGTGTACGACGAACTCGCCGGTGGCCGCGTCGTACGTCGCCGTCGTCCCGAGCGACTGCACGTCCGAGCCGTGGCCGGTCTCCGTCATCGCGAAGCAGCCCATGAGCTGCAAGGTCATGATGTCTTCGAGGTAGCGCTTGTGGTGCTCGGGATTGCCGAGGTTTCGGATCGCGCCGCCGAACAGCCCCCACTGCACCCCGGACTTCACGAGCAACGACAGGTCGGCGTGCGCCTGCATCTCGAATCCGGTCACCGCGCCGCCGGTGTCGCCGAGCCCGCCGACCTCCTTCGGGAACAGCAGCTTCGGCACGTCGGTGCGGGCCACCGCTGCAAGCTGCTCGCTCACCCGCGCCCGCTGCTGCGCCATCGACTCGCCGATGCGCGGCTTCAACATCGGGTCCCTCAACAACTCGCGCACCTGCTCGCGGACGTGCTGCCAGCGGCCGTCGAGGACACGGCGCAGCGCCGCGACGTCGATCTCGGCGGGCAGGGCAGGAAGTGGTTCGCTCATGTCACTGTCGGCGTACCCCTGACTCGGCCGGTTGATGCCCGTGGCGTATGTCACGCGCGGTGTTGCCCAGCGCGCCACGGGTAGATCGAGTCAGTGAGACTGCTGCGCAAAGCCCTTCCTACGCGCGACGTCGCCGCCCGGGCGGTCGAGGTCATCGAGGCCCGGATGCACCCCAACTTCCGCAACGCGGTCGCGGCAGGCGTCGTGGCGCTCGCCGCGCTGCTCGCCGGCAACAGCGTCGACGGGTTGCACGCCCACTCGTCGCGTCGATACGTCGCTATCGGCCTGGCGGTCATCTTCGCGGTCTTCGGGATCGTCGCCACTCGAAGCGCGGCGCGAGAGGCCGCGCGGGTCGCCGCCCTGCGAGGCGGACCCGGCACCGCGACCGCGGTCCGGCTCGGTGTCGGCGCCGTCGGCTTCGTGATCGTGCTGCTCGCCACGCTCGACCTGCTCAACGTCCGCATCGAGCGGCTGCTGCTCGGCGGAGCGATCACCGGCGTGATCGTCGGCATCGCGGCCCAGCAGTCTCTCGGCAACCTCGCCGCCGGCGTCATCCTGCTGGCGTCCCGGCCCTTCAGCGTCGGGCAGCGAGTGAAGGTGCGCTCCGGCTCGCTCGGCGGGACACTCGAAGGCTGCGTGACCTCGATCGGCCTCGTCTACACCTGGCTGGACACCGACGACGGCCCGGTCGCGCTGCCGAACCTCGGTCTGTTGAGCGCGGCGGTCGGGACGGTTCGCGAGCCCGGCAGGCCTTCCATCGTTTACCCGGGTGACGCGGCCCGAGCGAGTCGGCCTATCGGACGGCACACTCTTGTCAGATGATCATTGCTGCACCGTGCGTAAACCTGGGGAGGGACGCACATGGCCAGGGCTCGAGAAGAGGGCAAGGCGGGGGCGGGCAGCGCGCTGCCCATTCAGGCGGGTCCGCCTGAGCTCGACTGCGATGGGTTCGCCTCGGCGCTGCTCGCCGCGTCGGGGCTGCTGGTCAACATCTCCGGGCGTTCGGTCGGGGAGGTCGATCGCCGTACGACGCTGACCCAGTTCCGGACGATGGCCGTCCTCGCCCGGGGGGACATCAATCTGTCGCGGCTCGCCAGCGAGCTGGGCGTCAACGTCTCCACCGCGATGCGCAGCATCGACCGGTTGATCGCGGCCGGCTACGCGACCAGGCAGGAGAACCCGCTCAGCCGCCGCGAGGTGGTGCTGTGCCTGACCCCGGAGGGCAAGGCGTTCGTAGGTCTCGTGGCGGAACGCCGCCGCTCCGCTATCGAGCGGCTGCTCGACGCGATGCCGCACGAGTCGCGGGCCGGCCTGATCGCGGGGCTGGGGGCGTTCGTGGTCACGGGTGAGCAGGCGGGGATCCGGCCCGCGGCGCAATCCGCGCTGGGGTGGTGAACCGGCCAGCGGCATCGCGTCGTCGCTGGTAGAGATGTGGCCATGACCGACGCGCCCACCGCGACCAGAATCGCGCCCAGCGATCGCGAGACCACTCAGCCGCTGCTCAACATCTTCCGCACGCTGTCCCGCAACCGCGACCTCTACAAGGCGTTCCTCGCCCTCGGCGGCCACCTGCTGCGCGGCGAGGCGCTGCCGGCGCGCGAGCGGGAGATCGTGATCCTGCGGGCGGGCTGGAACTGCGCGTCGGAGTACGAGTTCGGTCAGCACACCGTCCTCGGCGCAGCGGCCGGCCTCAGCGAGCAGGAGATCGCAGCGCTCGCAGAGGCCGCAGCGGTCGACTGGAGCGAGGACGATCGGGCGCTGATCGCGATGGTCGACGAGCTGTGCTCCGCCGACGTGGTCGGCGAGGGCACGTGGCAGGCGTTGAGTCACCGTTGGAACGACGAGCAGCTGCTCGAGCTCCTCGTGCTGGCGGGGTTCTATCGCCTGGTGTCGGGGCTGCTCAACAGCGCCGGGGTCGCGCTGGAGGCAACGACGCCGGGATGGCCGCCGGCCGCCCAGCCGCGCCGCCGCGCGCCGCGTGACGGCGAACCGTCGTGAGCGGCGCGCTCGCCGGTCGCCGGCTGCTGGTCATCGGCGGCGGCACGCGTGAGATCGGAGACCCTGACGCGCCGCCCGGCAACGGCCGCGCGATCGCGATCCTCGCCGCCCGCGAAGGCGCCGCCGTCGCGGTCACGGACATCGACGCGCAGGCGGCGCGGCGTACCGCTGAGCTGGCCGCCGCCGAGGGCGTGGCGGCCCATCACCTCGCAAGCGATGCCGCCGACCCGGCATCCGGCGCCGAGGCGACCGCCTGGGCCGAGCAGCAGCTCGGCGGGCTGGACGCGCTCGTGCTCAACGTGGGCATCGGTGCCGGCAGACGCATCGACGGGACCACGGCGCAGGAGTGGGACACCGTCTTCGCGGTCAACGTCCGGGCGCACTTCCTGACGTTGCAGGCTGCTCTCCCGCTGATGGGCGAAGGGTCCTCGACCGTGCTCATCTCCTCGATCGCCGGCTTGCGGCCGGGTAGCGGCATCCCGTCGTACGACGCCTCCAAGGCGGCGCAGATCGGGCTGATGCGTCAGGCGGCGCGCGAGGCGGCCCGTACCGGCGGTCGGGTCAACGTGGTGGCGCCGGGCCTGATCGACACCCCGCTCGGCCGGCTGGCCACGTTGGGGCGTCCCAACCGCGCGAGCACCCGGGTGCCGCTCGGCCGGCAAGGCACGCCGTGGGAGGTCGCCGCGACCGTGGTGTTCCTGCTCAGCGACGCCGCCAGCTACATCACCGGCCAGACGATCGCCGTCGACGGCGGTCTGACGACGATCGGCTGAGGAGCTCACCCATGACAGTGCTGATCGACGACACCGGCACCCCTCACCGGCTCTCCGGCGACGACTGGCTGGTCGACGTCGCCGAGCTCGCCGCCGCCAGCGGCTGGAAGCTCGAGCCGTCGGGCCTGTGCCGCGGCTCGGCATGCGTCCCGCTGCGCGAGTCCGGGCTCGTCGCCGACGGCGGGCGGGTCGACCTGCGGGCATGGGCGGACGCGCTGAGCTATGCGACCGCGCGCGACGACGAGCACGGCGTGCTCGCGGTCGCCTCGCCCCCTGACCTGGCCCGGGTGGCGGCGGTCGGGGACGAAGCCCCCGACCTCGAGCTGCCCGACGTCGACGGCGGTCTGCACCGGCTCTCCGACGCGGCCGGCCGCAAGCGGGTGCTCCTCACCTGGGCGTCCTGGTGCGGCTGCCGCCACGAGCTCGCCAGCTGGCAGGCGCTCTACACCGAGCTCGCGCCGCTGGGACTGTCGATCTTCTCGGTCGCGCTCGACAACTCACCCGAGGACGCGCGTCCGTGGATCGAGGCCGCCTGCCCGACGTACCCGGTCGTCGTCGACGCCGCGCACCTGAGCGCCGAGCGCTACGGGATCACCAACGTGCCGAGCACGGTGTGGGTCGACGAGGCCGGCCGGATCGTGAAGCCGGCGACCATCTCGCCCGGTGACGACCAGTTCCGGGACTTCACGCAGATCGACGCCGCTGCGCATCACGAGGCCCTTCGAGCGTGGGTGCGCGACGGCGTGCTCCCGGCTGCGGACGCCGCGCCGCAGCGCGGCCCCGAGGAGCAGGTCGCCTTGGCCGAGCGCCGGCTCGGCGCCTGGCTGCACGCGGCCGGGAAAACCGACGCGGCGCTCGCTCACTTCCGCCGGGCCGTCGAGCTCGCGCCCTGGGACTGGACGGTACGACGGGGCAGCCTCGCGATCCGCGGCGAGGACCCGTTCCTCGGCGAGGAGTTCGTGTCCTTCTGGCAGGAGTGGGACGAGGCGGGCCGGCCCGGCTACGTCGCGACGCCGGCGCCGGACGAGCCGAGCGCCCGGCGCTAGCCGCTCGGTTCGAAGATCACCACGGGGATCTCGCGGGTGGTCTTGTTCTGGTACTCGCCGTAGAAGGCGTGGGCGGCGACCACCTTCGGCCACAGCTCCGCGCGTTCCTGCGGGTCGGCCACCCGGGCGTGCATGGTGCGGGTGCGGCCCTCGACGGTGAGCTCGACGGTGCCGTTCGCGCGGATGTTCCGGCACCACTGCGGCTCCCGGTCGTCGCCACCGAACGACGCGATCAGGATCACCGTCTCGCCGAGCTGGAGCGGCGTCGTGGCCATGATGGTGCGCGGCAGTCCGCTGGTCCGGCCGGTCGTCGTCAGCTTCACCATCGGCATCCCGCGGCCGCGGTGGAACAGCCGCCCGCCGGTCGCGCTGAACAGGGCGGTGTGCAGTCGGGTCCCGTAGCGGTAGACCAGGTCTTTGGCGGGCACGACAGCATCCTCGCGCATGATCCAATCCGGCATGCGACGCGCTGGGCGCGGGGATACGGTTTCGCTATGACGCAGGCGGCGGTGTCCTTCCAGCCGTTCGAGCCCGGGTTCACCACCGATCCGTACCCGACGTACGCCGCGCTGCGCGAGGGCGCGCCGGTCGAGGAGCACGAGTTCGGCTTCTGGGCGTTGTGGCGCCACCGCGACGTCAGCGAGCTGCTCCGGTCGAAGATGTCGGTGGAGGACCGCAACGTCACGACCTTCAGCCCGATGCGCGGCCGGTACGAGGAGATCTATCGCGAGGCCGAGCGGTCGCGGCGCGGCGGCGGGATGTCGATGCTCGACCGCGACCCGCCCGACCACACCCGGTTGCGCCGGCTGGTCTCGAAGGCCTTCACGCCGCGAACCGTCGACGCGCTCACGCCGATGGTCGAACGGCTGGTCGCCGAGGCGCTCGACCGGATCGAGGACGAGGGCACCGTCAACCTGATTGACGCGCTGGCGTTCCCGCTGCCGTTCGCGGTGATCTCCGCGATGCTCGGCATGCCGGAGAACGACGTCACCCGTCTGCGCGAGCTGTCCGCGACGATCGTCCGGTCGCTCGAGCCCGTCCCCGACGAGGACACCGTGCGGGCGATCATCGCCGCTGAGATCGAGATGTCCGAGCGGACGGCGGCCGCCATTGCATGGAAGCGCGACCATCCGGCCGATGACCTGCTGACCGGGCTGATCGACGTGCATGACGGCGAGGACGCGCTCAGTGACGACGAGCTGGTCTCACAGGTCGTCCTGCTCTACGTCGCCGGCCACGAGACCACGGTCAACCTGATCGGCAACGGCACGCGCGCGCTGCTCGACCGTCCGGACCAGGCCGAGCTGCTGCGGGCCGACCCTGGGCTCGACGACAACGCCGTCGAGGAGCTGCTCCGCTACGACAGCCCGGTCCAGCTCTCGCGACGGATCACGACCGAGGACTATCCGACCAGCGGACACGTGATTCCCGCCGGCCGGGTCGTTCTTGCCAGCCTGGCCTCCGCCAACCGCGACAAGACGGTGTTCGGCGCCGATGCCGACCGGTTGCGGGTGGACCGGGTGAACGCGAAGCATCACCTGTCCTTCGGCGGCGGCGTCCACCACTGCCTGGGATCGTCCCTGGCGCGCCTGGAAGGGCGGGTTGCGATCGGCGGGCTGTTCCGCCGCTTTCCCCGGCTGTCGCTTGCCGGAGAGCCGGTCCACAACGGCCGCATCAACCTGCGGGGGCTGACGGCCCTTCCGGTGGCGATCCGATGACGGTGACCAGCCTCGCCGGCAAGCTTCTGGTCGCCAGCCCCACGCTTCGGGCACCGGAGTTCTTCCGGAGTGTCATCGCATTGCTCGAGCACAACGACGACGGCGCGCTTGGGTTGATCATCAACCGGCCCGGCGACGCATCGCTGCTCGACGTCGTACCTCCGGTCGCCGACATCGCCAGCGCGCCCGCCGTCGTGTTCAGCGGGGGGCCGGTGCAGCCGGAGATCGCCATCGCGCTCGGCGTCACCGACGGGTCGTCGAGCGCGGGCTGGCGCCCCATCGTCGGGCCACTGGTCACCGTCGACCTCGACTTCGACCCCGCGATGCTCGCCGCGTCGCTGCGCGAGCTGCGTGTGTTCGCCGGTTACGCCGGGTGGTCGGGCGGGCAGTTGGAAGCAGAGATCGCCGACGGTGCGTGGTACGTCGTCGAGCGGTTGCCGGAGGACACCTTCGCCCTGTCTCCCGACCGGTTGTGGGCGCAGGTGCTGCGACGGCAGCCGTGGCCGCTGTCGGTGGTCTCGACCTATCCCGTCGACCCGTCGATGAACTGAGGCTGCAGTGCCCAACGAGACCGACCGCCCGAGCGGCGAGCAGTACGTCATCCGCCACGGCGTGCAGGAGGCGGTGGCGGTCGAGGTCGGCGGGGGGCTGCGGACCTACCGCATCGGGGACCGCGACGTGCTGGACGGGTACGCCGCGGACGCGATGTGTGACGGCGCGCGCTGCCAGACGCTCGTCCCGTGGCCGAACCGGGTGCAGGACGGCAGGTGGACCTGGCAAGGCACCCCGCAGCAGCTGGCGCTGACCGAGCCGGAGCAGCACAACGCGATCCACGGCCTGGTGCGCTGGTTGTCCTGGCATGTCGTCGAGCACGTCGAGTCGTCAGTGACCTTGCGCTGCCGGTCGATGCCACAGCCGGGTTACCCGTGGCAGCTCGAGGTCACCAACCAGTGGTCGCTCGGCGAGGAAGGGCTGACCGTCGACACGACGATTCGCAACGCGAGCGCCACGGCCGCGCCGGTGGCCGCGGGTTTCCATCCCTACCTCACGGTCGGCACCGCCACGATCGACGAGGCACTGCTCACCATCCCCGCCGCGACCCGGCTGCTGACCGGGGCGCAGCAGATCCCGACCGGCACCGAGCCGGTCGCCGGCACGGCGTACGACTTCACCTCGGCCCGGCCGATAG
This genomic stretch from Mycobacteriales bacterium harbors:
- a CDS encoding nitroreductase/quinone reductase family protein produces the protein MPAKDLVYRYGTRLHTALFSATGGRLFHRGRGMPMVKLTTTGRTSGLPRTIMATTPLQLGETVILIASFGGDDREPQWCRNIRANGTVELTVEGRTRTMHARVADPQERAELWPKVVAAHAFYGEYQNKTTREIPVVIFEPSG
- a CDS encoding cytochrome P450, with protein sequence MTQAAVSFQPFEPGFTTDPYPTYAALREGAPVEEHEFGFWALWRHRDVSELLRSKMSVEDRNVTTFSPMRGRYEEIYREAERSRRGGGMSMLDRDPPDHTRLRRLVSKAFTPRTVDALTPMVERLVAEALDRIEDEGTVNLIDALAFPLPFAVISAMLGMPENDVTRLRELSATIVRSLEPVPDEDTVRAIIAAEIEMSERTAAAIAWKRDHPADDLLTGLIDVHDGEDALSDDELVSQVVLLYVAGHETTVNLIGNGTRALLDRPDQAELLRADPGLDDNAVEELLRYDSPVQLSRRITTEDYPTSGHVIPAGRVVLASLASANRDKTVFGADADRLRVDRVNAKHHLSFGGGVHHCLGSSLARLEGRVAIGGLFRRFPRLSLAGEPVHNGRINLRGLTALPVAIR
- a CDS encoding YqgE/AlgH family protein, with the protein product MTVTSLAGKLLVASPTLRAPEFFRSVIALLEHNDDGALGLIINRPGDASLLDVVPPVADIASAPAVVFSGGPVQPEIAIALGVTDGSSSAGWRPIVGPLVTVDLDFDPAMLAASLRELRVFAGYAGWSGGQLEAEIADGAWYVVERLPEDTFALSPDRLWAQVLRRQPWPLSVVSTYPVDPSMN
- a CDS encoding aldose 1-epimerase family protein, which produces MPNETDRPSGEQYVIRHGVQEAVAVEVGGGLRTYRIGDRDVLDGYAADAMCDGARCQTLVPWPNRVQDGRWTWQGTPQQLALTEPEQHNAIHGLVRWLSWHVVEHVESSVTLRCRSMPQPGYPWQLEVTNQWSLGEEGLTVDTTIRNASATAAPVAAGFHPYLTVGTATIDEALLTIPAATRLLTGAQQIPTGTEPVAGTAYDFTSARPIGDLEIDHTYADLDRDADGKARLHLAAADGSAAVTVWVAAAYPYLEIFTGDALPDPARRRRGLGVEPMSAPPNAMASGESLVTVEPGGEWRGAWGIVPAS